From a single Methanomicrobium sp. W14 genomic region:
- a CDS encoding MFS transporter, with protein sequence MSEQSAVRQRMSPKELLIVLVISLGSFMSGLDATIVNIALPTIGKAFDVSTVTVSWVLNAYLIILVSLLLAASRLGDMRGYRRVFLMGFVIFTCGSAACGIAPTLGILIASRMAQAVGGAVIAALGSVMVTSYLASSLRGQALGFVAMFTMLGAALGPVIGGFLTSVFSWRFIFYVNLPVGIIAIILGLYVLPRISPASPDSKLDAPGVLFAFIALGTLIYGLTTLQSSSTVKAVAALLISFIFWGVFWVRERRAGEPLIDLNLLSSRPFTLQNINVMLVQLCMAGVMLLMPFYLELVKHVPTDNAGMILLALPVGMILTSPIAGRISDVIGTKKPILLGFAMCVLALFMLSTLSAESSTGHAEIYLFLLGAGTGFAYAPLNSAVMGISPEKSRGQASGLIKMMTNLGSSLGVALVMLVATAAVGPKLAEASVHSLDAVELAGAFDVAFFFLTCIEVLGIILMLAVKDVKNDYSTEGDPVAVY encoded by the coding sequence ATGTCAGAGCAGTCCGCCGTCAGGCAGAGGATGTCGCCAAAAGAGCTTCTGATAGTTCTTGTGATATCTCTCGGCTCTTTTATGTCCGGTCTTGACGCAACTATCGTAAACATTGCTCTTCCTACTATAGGAAAAGCGTTTGACGTCTCGACGGTTACAGTATCGTGGGTCTTAAATGCGTACCTGATTATTCTTGTAAGTCTTCTTCTGGCTGCATCGCGTCTCGGGGACATGAGGGGGTACCGCAGGGTGTTTCTTATGGGCTTTGTCATATTTACTTGCGGTTCGGCCGCGTGCGGGATAGCTCCGACTCTTGGAATCCTTATAGCATCAAGGATGGCCCAGGCAGTAGGCGGAGCCGTTATTGCGGCTCTTGGTTCTGTTATGGTGACATCCTATCTTGCGTCGTCTCTTCGGGGGCAGGCCCTGGGGTTTGTTGCGATGTTTACGATGCTCGGTGCTGCCCTCGGCCCTGTTATCGGTGGATTTCTGACAAGCGTCTTTTCATGGCGTTTTATCTTTTACGTAAACCTTCCTGTGGGAATAATTGCAATAATCCTGGGACTTTATGTCCTGCCGCGTATTTCTCCGGCATCGCCGGACTCAAAACTCGATGCTCCGGGTGTTCTTTTCGCCTTCATCGCTCTGGGCACTCTCATATACGGTCTTACAACGCTCCAGAGCTCTTCGACGGTCAAGGCTGTTGCAGCACTGTTGATATCATTCATATTCTGGGGTGTCTTCTGGGTCCGTGAACGCCGCGCAGGTGAGCCTTTGATAGACTTAAATCTCTTATCCTCAAGGCCGTTTACTCTTCAGAACATTAACGTGATGTTAGTCCAGCTATGTATGGCAGGCGTAATGCTTCTTATGCCGTTTTATCTCGAACTTGTAAAGCATGTTCCAACGGACAATGCAGGGATGATTCTTCTTGCGCTTCCTGTCGGGATGATCCTGACTTCCCCAATTGCAGGTAGAATTTCGGATGTAATCGGCACCAAAAAGCCTATATTACTCGGGTTTGCGATGTGCGTACTTGCACTTTTCATGTTATCAACTCTGAGCGCCGAATCAAGCACAGGCCACGCGGAAATATACCTTTTCCTTCTGGGTGCAGGAACGGGTTTTGCCTATGCACCTTTAAACAGCGCCGTGATGGGTATTTCTCCTGAAAAATCACGCGGTCAGGCGTCAGGCCTTATAAAAATGATGACGAACCTCGGCTCTTCTCTTGGAGTTGCCCTTGTGATGCTTGTTGCAACGGCGGCTGTCGGGCCGAAGCTTGCCGAGGCTTCGGTTCATAGTCTGGATGCGGTCGAACTTGCGGGAGCTTTTGATGTCGCGTTTTTTTTCCTGACGTGCATAGAAGTCCTCGGGATAATTCTCATGCTTGCGGTAAAGGACGTTAAAAACGATTATTCGACGGAAGGCGATCCTGTGGCGGTTTACTGA
- a CDS encoding ion transporter: MASSGKKSGIKARVHDVLESPPENDKFSLNVHIALAFVIVLNTVFVVIYTVPSIAEKYWILINVVIYLCLLVFAAEYILRMWSCTDAPTFKRRTLERLHYATGFYMIIDLVSIIPLFFPFIFAKDFTLLRIFRLLSIFKLGRYTRHADSLRLLKRVFIEKREIFSIMVFFLVFVILFSSTIMYLVENPAQPDKFSSIPASMWWGINAVTTVGYGDVVPVTALGKFLACFITLAGVLILALPSAILATGFIEEKQKDMNLESSRSPENIVEILERLSKLKEKGDITEEEFEGIKKSAIKKYKSVLEDDSSKKHGN, translated from the coding sequence ATGGCTTCTTCTGGCAAAAAATCAGGGATTAAGGCGAGGGTGCACGATGTACTTGAAAGCCCCCCTGAAAACGACAAATTCTCTTTGAATGTTCATATAGCTCTTGCTTTTGTAATTGTCCTGAATACAGTCTTTGTAGTTATATACACTGTTCCGTCTATAGCTGAAAAGTACTGGATTTTGATAAACGTCGTAATTTATTTATGTCTTCTTGTTTTTGCAGCGGAATATATCCTCAGGATGTGGTCGTGCACAGATGCACCGACGTTTAAGAGGAGGACCCTGGAACGCCTGCACTATGCAACCGGATTTTATATGATAATAGATCTGGTGTCGATAATTCCGCTGTTTTTCCCTTTCATATTTGCGAAGGACTTCACTCTTTTGCGGATATTCCGCCTTCTTTCGATATTCAAGCTGGGGCGTTATACGAGGCACGCGGATTCACTCAGGCTTTTGAAGCGTGTCTTCATAGAAAAGCGTGAAATATTCTCCATAATGGTTTTTTTTCTGGTATTTGTAATACTTTTTTCATCGACTATTATGTATCTCGTCGAAAACCCGGCGCAGCCGGATAAGTTTTCAAGCATCCCGGCTTCCATGTGGTGGGGGATAAATGCGGTTACAACCGTAGGATACGGGGATGTCGTTCCCGTGACCGCCCTTGGAAAGTTTCTTGCATGTTTTATAACTCTTGCGGGAGTCCTTATTCTTGCTCTTCCGTCTGCAATTCTTGCAACCGGCTTTATCGAGGAGAAACAGAAAGACATGAATCTGGAATCCTCCCGGTCACCTGAAAATATTGTGGAAATTTTGGAGAGGCTTTCAAAGCTTAAGGAAAAAGGTGACATTACAGAAGAGGAATTTGAAGGGATAAAAAAGAGTGCTATTAAAAAATACAAAAGTGTTCTGGAAGACGACTCTTCAAAAAAACACGGGAATTAA
- a CDS encoding flavin reductase family protein, translating into MIELPLEEVYKLIEPGPVVLVTTENNGVNNVMTMSWHMAVEFVPPLIACIIVPGDYSFNALTKNGECVIAVPTVELAEKTVDIGNCSGEDTDKFKKFGLTPVAAEKVKAPLISECFANFECRVEDTTLVEKFGLFILEVVKAWTDPDHTEKRTFHARGDGTFEVDGKILNLKERMVKWPECM; encoded by the coding sequence ATGATAGAACTTCCCCTGGAAGAGGTTTACAAACTGATAGAGCCAGGCCCGGTTGTTCTTGTTACAACGGAAAACAACGGAGTGAATAACGTAATGACGATGAGCTGGCACATGGCGGTCGAATTCGTACCTCCCCTCATAGCCTGCATAATCGTTCCGGGCGACTACAGCTTCAATGCCCTTACAAAAAACGGCGAATGCGTTATAGCTGTCCCGACAGTCGAACTTGCCGAAAAGACCGTTGACATAGGAAACTGCTCAGGAGAGGACACTGACAAGTTCAAAAAATTCGGACTTACCCCTGTTGCGGCAGAAAAGGTGAAAGCCCCCCTGATTTCCGAATGTTTTGCAAACTTCGAATGCAGGGTCGAAGACACCACTCTTGTGGAAAAATTCGGCCTGTTTATCCTTGAGGTAGTAAAGGCATGGACTGACCCTGACCACACCGAAAAAAGGACCTTCCACGCAAGAGGCGACGGAACTTTTGAAGTCGACGGAAAAATCCTGAATTTAAAGGAGAGAATGGTCAAGTGGCCCGAATGCATGTAA
- a CDS encoding ABC transporter permease: protein MEAIYTLWLRSVRRYLRSKSRIVGSLGMPLFFLIILGFGLNSIVAIPGTSGNYTGFIFPGIVAMSVLFTSIFSGIQVIWDRQFGFLKETLVAPVSRVEIMLGQTFGGATTAILQGGIILVLSLFIGLAFPGIAGLAIASGFMVLIGISFTALGIAIASTMEDMNGFQLIMSFLIFPIFGLSGAMFPIDSLPEVFKSLTLADPLTYGVEGIRYGLTGASQVNPLICLAVIGAFSVAMILAGACLFKRTKI, encoded by the coding sequence ATGGAAGCAATCTATACTCTCTGGCTAAGGAGTGTCAGGAGGTACTTAAGGTCAAAGAGCAGAATTGTAGGGAGTCTCGGAATGCCCCTTTTTTTCCTCATAATCCTCGGGTTCGGGTTAAACTCTATTGTTGCAATACCAGGAACCAGCGGAAACTATACGGGATTCATATTCCCCGGAATTGTCGCCATGAGTGTTTTGTTTACGTCAATATTTTCCGGGATTCAGGTAATATGGGACAGGCAGTTCGGGTTTTTGAAGGAAACTCTTGTCGCTCCTGTTTCAAGGGTCGAGATAATGCTCGGCCAGACATTCGGCGGTGCAACAACGGCAATCCTGCAGGGAGGAATAATTCTAGTCCTTTCGCTCTTTATCGGCCTTGCATTCCCCGGCATAGCAGGACTTGCGATTGCGTCAGGCTTTATGGTTCTCATAGGAATTTCGTTTACAGCCCTCGGGATTGCAATCGCATCAACAATGGAGGACATGAACGGTTTTCAGCTCATCATGAGCTTCCTGATATTTCCCATATTTGGGCTTTCGGGCGCGATGTTTCCGATTGACAGCCTGCCGGAGGTTTTCAAATCGCTGACACTCGCAGACCCCCTGACATACGGTGTTGAGGGAATAAGGTACGGGCTGACCGGGGCCTCACAGGTTAACCCCCTGATATGTCTTGCTGTCATAGGAGCATTCTCGGTCGCTATGATCCTTGCAGGAGCATGCCTGTTTAAAAGGACAAAGATCTAA
- a CDS encoding ATP-binding cassette domain-containing protein: MKAVTVENLTKKFGDFTAVDGISFDIEENEIFGLLGPNGAGKTTTISMLSTMKEPSSGKAEVNGHDVAKDEDGVRKSIGIVFQDQSLDEELTAWENMDFHGRLYGIPKDTRIKRAEELLKLVGLYERKDDLVKTFSGGMRRRLEIARGLLHRPKVLFLDEPTLGLDPQTRNYLWEYIEKLNKDIGISVIITTHYMEEADRLCNRIGIIDQGKIVALDTPENLKNTIGGDIITIHSPDYRQKIDEKDILGEGKTEFFDDYFVIKLSCAEEHLTDIISFLLEKKVKISAVSMHKPTLEDVFLHYTGRSIRDEEADSKDRMRMRHGARRH, from the coding sequence ATGAAAGCAGTAACAGTTGAAAACCTGACAAAAAAATTCGGTGACTTTACGGCTGTCGACGGCATCTCATTTGACATAGAAGAAAACGAGATCTTCGGGCTTTTAGGCCCCAACGGGGCCGGGAAAACAACGACAATATCGATGCTTTCCACCATGAAAGAGCCGTCGTCAGGAAAAGCCGAGGTAAACGGCCACGACGTCGCAAAAGACGAGGACGGCGTCAGAAAATCCATAGGAATCGTATTCCAGGACCAGAGCCTTGACGAAGAACTGACAGCATGGGAGAATATGGACTTTCACGGAAGGCTCTATGGAATCCCTAAAGACACCAGAATCAAAAGAGCTGAAGAACTTTTAAAACTCGTTGGTCTTTACGAAAGGAAAGATGACCTTGTAAAGACCTTCTCAGGAGGAATGAGAAGACGCCTTGAGATAGCCCGCGGTCTTCTTCACAGACCGAAGGTCCTCTTTCTCGACGAACCTACACTCGGTCTTGACCCGCAGACAAGAAACTACCTCTGGGAGTACATCGAAAAGCTCAACAAAGACATAGGAATTTCGGTTATAATCACGACGCACTACATGGAGGAGGCGGACAGGCTGTGCAACAGAATAGGGATTATAGACCAGGGAAAAATAGTCGCACTAGATACCCCGGAAAACCTGAAGAACACGATAGGCGGCGACATAATAACGATACACTCACCTGACTACAGGCAGAAGATCGACGAAAAAGACATCCTCGGGGAAGGCAAAACCGAATTTTTCGACGATTACTTTGTGATAAAGCTCTCATGCGCCGAAGAGCACTTAACCGACATAATATCCTTCCTTTTGGAAAAAAAGGTAAAAATTTCGGCAGTGTCCATGCACAAACCCACTCTCGAGGACGTATTCCTGCATTACACCGGAAGGAGCATCCGCGACGAGGAGGCCGACTCAAAGGACAGGATGAGAATGAGACACGGCGCAAGGAGGCACTGA
- a CDS encoding PadR family transcriptional regulator: MKEKDFEFHGFHRHFTPDEARRHGRHGGFIGIYILHTLEKEPKSGYDIIKELSEKTGGVWSPSKGTLYPTLKNMEEDGFIRIAGTGARSKNIYEITNEGKEKLEKIIQHRKGTEERVYLFRKIFSEIVDKKCPVPAETLFEIRHTLDKITPEHEEKARDLTEKYLKELKELIPDESSNS; encoded by the coding sequence ATGAAAGAAAAAGATTTTGAATTCCACGGATTTCACAGGCATTTCACTCCTGACGAAGCCCGGAGGCATGGAAGGCACGGGGGATTTATAGGGATATATATTCTCCACACCCTTGAAAAAGAGCCAAAAAGCGGCTATGACATCATAAAAGAGCTGTCCGAAAAGACAGGAGGAGTATGGAGCCCGAGCAAGGGGACTTTGTACCCGACACTGAAGAACATGGAAGAGGACGGATTTATCAGGATAGCCGGGACGGGAGCCCGCTCCAAAAACATCTACGAAATAACGAATGAAGGAAAAGAAAAGCTTGAAAAAATAATTCAACACAGAAAAGGCACCGAAGAAAGGGTATATCTCTTCAGAAAGATATTCTCCGAGATTGTGGACAAAAAATGTCCTGTCCCAGCAGAGACACTTTTTGAGATCAGACACACCCTTGACAAAATTACACCCGAACATGAAGAAAAAGCCAGAGATCTGACTGAAAAATACCTGAAAGAACTAAAAGAGCTGATACCTGATGAAAGCAGTAACAGTTGA
- a CDS encoding TetR/AcrR family transcriptional regulator encodes MNKGKEENFSQSEQAAGQNKHSSAKRRRGEVLEDAILQAAKNELFESGYRHFTMEAVAKRAKTNKAAVYRRWPGKTKLVIAVLRKYAPKIPDEVPDTGDLRSDLLILLKNAVKPLQAIGAETIHGLLAENFGHEVILSFPRVKNLRNTGKFNSAMVAILKNAELRGEINLEKISPRVISLPFDLLRYEILLTQEPISDETVAEIIDDIFLPLLHSDHS; translated from the coding sequence TTGAACAAAGGAAAAGAAGAGAATTTTTCGCAGTCCGAACAGGCGGCAGGACAAAACAAACACTCTTCAGCAAAACGCAGACGCGGTGAGGTTCTTGAAGATGCCATCCTTCAGGCAGCCAAAAACGAGCTCTTTGAATCAGGCTACAGGCATTTTACAATGGAAGCGGTAGCAAAGCGTGCAAAGACTAACAAAGCTGCGGTATACCGGCGCTGGCCGGGCAAAACAAAGCTTGTCATTGCTGTACTGCGCAAATATGCCCCAAAAATCCCGGATGAAGTTCCGGATACTGGTGACCTGCGTTCTGACCTGCTTATTCTGCTCAAAAACGCAGTAAAACCCCTGCAGGCTATAGGGGCTGAAACGATACACGGGCTTCTGGCCGAAAATTTTGGACACGAAGTTATCTTGTCTTTTCCGCGGGTAAAAAACCTGAGGAATACAGGAAAATTCAACTCCGCCATGGTTGCGATTTTGAAAAATGCCGAACTCAGGGGTGAGATAAACCTGGAAAAAATCAGTCCGCGGGTAATATCGCTGCCCTTTGATTTATTGAGGTATGAAATCCTTCTGACTCAGGAACCAATATCGGATGAAACTGTTGCTGAAATTATTGATGATATTTTCTTACCCCTTTTGCATTCAGACCATTCTTAA
- a CDS encoding MDR family MFS transporter → MAENNTVFSKSQKEKIDPFVMKAAVVLAAGSIVPLLDSTMVNVAVNSVAVDLSTTVSVIQWVITGYMLAMALAIPVSGWAGSRFGGKRVYIFSLILFLAGSVLSSLSWNAETLIVFRLIQGFGAGLMFTTMQTLLVQISGGEHLGLLMSYVSIPAVMGPVLGPVLGGFIVSSLNWRWIFYVNIPVTIIAVLLTWYVVPGDKKSDNEFSMDWPGIFLLSPAIATIIYGISMVSSGGGFAGSAVLVPLGIGILLLGVFVVRSLNLKKKPVLDLRLFRSKNFSASCILLFLLGVVLNGAMLLLPLYFQQVRGESVLYTGLLLIPQGIGTLLTRGWFGRLTDSFGSRQIVMVSLVMTVLGTLPFAFADEATSPLLLAAALVLRGAGIGGLFSPVMVSAYVGIEKEHISDASIATRSLQNIGGAFGPAVLATVVGYQLQGDFVYSVRDIAGAYNATFWWLIVLTIIGLIPALFLSVHRK, encoded by the coding sequence ATGGCGGAAAACAATACAGTTTTTTCAAAGTCTCAAAAAGAAAAAATAGACCCTTTTGTGATGAAAGCAGCCGTTGTCCTGGCAGCGGGAAGTATTGTACCTCTGCTTGATTCGACTATGGTCAATGTGGCCGTTAATTCTGTTGCTGTTGACCTGAGTACTACTGTGTCTGTCATTCAGTGGGTTATTACAGGGTACATGCTGGCCATGGCCCTTGCTATACCTGTCTCGGGCTGGGCCGGCAGTCGTTTTGGAGGAAAACGGGTTTATATTTTTTCGTTAATTCTGTTTCTGGCAGGTTCAGTACTTTCTTCTCTGTCATGGAACGCCGAAACACTGATTGTATTCCGGCTCATTCAGGGTTTTGGTGCAGGGCTGATGTTTACGACTATGCAAACCCTGCTTGTTCAAATCTCAGGCGGCGAGCATCTGGGTCTTTTGATGTCATATGTAAGTATTCCCGCTGTAATGGGTCCTGTCCTTGGGCCTGTACTTGGAGGTTTTATTGTAAGCAGCCTTAACTGGCGCTGGATTTTTTACGTGAACATCCCTGTAACCATAATCGCGGTTCTGCTGACCTGGTATGTAGTGCCCGGGGATAAAAAATCTGATAATGAGTTTTCAATGGACTGGCCTGGCATATTTCTGCTTTCTCCGGCTATTGCAACCATAATATACGGAATTTCCATGGTCAGTTCCGGGGGAGGATTTGCAGGCAGTGCAGTCCTTGTGCCGCTTGGTATAGGTATTTTGCTTCTGGGGGTATTCGTTGTCCGTTCTTTGAACCTGAAAAAAAAGCCTGTACTGGATTTGCGTCTCTTCCGGTCGAAAAATTTCTCGGCCTCCTGTATTCTGCTTTTTCTTCTGGGAGTTGTTTTGAACGGGGCTATGCTTCTTCTTCCTCTGTATTTCCAGCAGGTTCGTGGTGAAAGTGTTTTGTATACAGGCTTACTGCTGATACCTCAGGGAATAGGGACCCTGCTTACAAGGGGATGGTTCGGGAGGCTTACCGACAGCTTTGGTTCACGTCAGATAGTAATGGTAAGCCTAGTTATGACCGTATTGGGTACGCTTCCGTTTGCCTTTGCAGATGAGGCTACCAGTCCGTTGTTGCTTGCGGCTGCTCTTGTTCTGCGTGGAGCTGGGATTGGCGGGCTCTTCAGTCCGGTTATGGTCTCAGCCTATGTCGGAATTGAAAAAGAACATATTTCTGATGCCAGCATAGCGACAAGAAGCCTGCAGAATATAGGAGGTGCATTCGGGCCGGCGGTTCTGGCTACAGTTGTCGGGTACCAGCTACAGGGCGACTTCGTATATAGCGTTCGGGATATTGCAGGTGCATACAATGCCACTTTCTGGTGGTTGATAGTCTTAACCATAATCGGGCTTATTCCGGCTTTGTTTTTGTCAGTACACAGAAAATAG
- a CDS encoding winged helix-turn-helix domain-containing protein — MQRPATVTELAKVLKFLGNEQRLHILRSIAHEEKFAREISEEVGISRPLVNIYLKQFEKAGLVKGTNRVGEEPPYLKRYYGALPFELPVSLGLIEKLGDE, encoded by the coding sequence ATGCAAAGACCTGCGACAGTCACAGAACTTGCAAAGGTACTGAAATTTCTTGGAAACGAACAGAGGCTTCACATTCTCAGATCGATTGCGCATGAAGAGAAATTTGCACGGGAGATATCAGAAGAGGTCGGAATCTCCCGTCCACTGGTAAACATTTACCTCAAACAGTTTGAAAAGGCGGGTCTTGTAAAAGGGACAAACCGCGTCGGAGAGGAGCCGCCCTATCTTAAGAGATATTACGGGGCGCTGCCCTTTGAACTGCCGGTCAGCCTCGGCCTCATTGAAAAACTTGGAGATGAATAA
- a CDS encoding serine protein kinase RIO, with protein sequence MKDIDLIKKFDREVEEKGVRIKDADQMKVMENVFDDQTLIALYKLVHKGKISAIGGSISTGKEANVFYGEDSDKNSIAIKIYRIQSANFNKMGEYMAGDPRFSSVRKSKKEVIFAWTKKEYSNLKRAKDAGINCPGPIFFDKNILLMKFCGENEKAYPQLRQAALTKEEGERVYMAVLADMKTLFNDAGLVHADLSEFNILYDGEKHIIIDMGQAVTPEHPGAVKFLVRDIKNVNRFFSRFCDTRSEEEIFKDIVGEHRMQP encoded by the coding sequence GAGGAAAAAGGCGTCAGGATAAAGGATGCCGACCAGATGAAGGTGATGGAGAACGTCTTTGACGACCAGACCCTTATCGCCCTTTATAAACTGGTCCACAAGGGAAAAATATCTGCAATCGGGGGGTCAATTTCCACAGGAAAGGAGGCAAACGTCTTCTACGGTGAGGATTCCGACAAAAATTCCATTGCAATAAAGATTTACAGAATACAATCTGCAAACTTCAACAAAATGGGGGAATACATGGCAGGCGACCCGAGATTTTCATCCGTCAGGAAATCCAAAAAGGAAGTGATATTTGCCTGGACAAAAAAGGAGTACTCAAACCTTAAGCGTGCCAAAGACGCCGGCATAAACTGCCCCGGCCCTATTTTTTTTGACAAAAACATTCTTCTGATGAAATTTTGCGGAGAAAACGAGAAGGCTTACCCGCAGTTAAGGCAGGCTGCCCTTACAAAAGAAGAAGGTGAAAGGGTTTATATGGCCGTTCTTGCAGACATGAAGACTCTTTTCAACGATGCAGGTCTTGTACATGCCGACCTTTCGGAGTTCAACATCCTCTATGACGGGGAGAAGCACATCATAATCGACATGGGACAGGCGGTAACCCCGGAACACCCCGGAGCCGTCAAATTTCTTGTAAGAGACATCAAAAATGTAAACAGATTTTTCAGCCGTTTTTGCGATACCCGCAGCGAAGAGGAGATATTTAAGGACATTGTCGGTGAGCACCGCATGCAGCCGTGA